The Elgaria multicarinata webbii isolate HBS135686 ecotype San Diego chromosome 1, rElgMul1.1.pri, whole genome shotgun sequence genome includes the window CTTGATTTTAGACACTGCACATTTTCAAGCTGTTCTCTgaaaccatgagggctagaaacctgATTTCTTCTTTGAGTGAATCCTGAGGCATGCCACCAGAGTGTTGACTAAAGATACAGGGCATATGTTCAAAATTAAATAAGGGAGATTAGTAACCCCTTGCAGATTTCAGCCACACTTTGGTATTCAGTCGAAGAAAATAAAGATAAAAGAAAACGAAAAGGTGGCTTTTCCTTACTCTTATAAAAAAGGAAACTTTATGACTTACATTTTTGTATTCCTCCATTGCGTCAAGAAGCTTAGAGGTGCATTTGTGGGCTTCCTATCTAGGTACTGGAAAGGATCAGAGATagcgggttggatccagatttagccatacttaaagtagacccagtgACTTAAGTCGTAATTAACTTGTCccttttgatttcaatgggtgtactcttaagtatgactaaatctggatccaagccaattaGCATTAGAGAGCACAAGCTGAATGTGACCATTCTCTGAAGCTTTCCCCCATCCATTCAGTGATGCTTATGGCTCAAATAGTCCACCTCAGTCCAGTTACCTCGCCACTACCTTCCATCCTCCACGATGTGACTCTTCCCTATGGTATGCCCTTCTACAGGGACAGCATCATCATCAGCATCACCAACTGCGCCACAAGTGTCTACGCAGGCTTCGTCATCTTCTCCATCCTTGGCTTCATGGCCAACCACCTAGGTGTGGAAGTTTCGAAGGTGGCTGACCATGGTCCTGGCTTGGCCTTCGTGGCTTATCCTGAGGCACTGACACTACTTCCGATCTCCCCTCTTTGGTCGGTTCTCTTCTTTTTCATGCTCATCCTGCTGGGTCTGGGCACTCAGGTAATCAAAGAAATGGGTACATAGGGTACAGGGAACTAGGAGAGGGGGCACAAGAATCTATGGGGAAGAAGCACCCTTGAAATCATGACAATTAGGGCATCAGTAACCACAGAGAATCCCAGTGTGGCTAGTTACACAAATTCTCAAGCTGGATGGAGATGCGGACAGCTTTGGGTTGGGTCATGAGTACACCCCAGTCATGGAGTGAAGGGTACGTGGGTTCTCAGTGTGAGGGTGTACACACTGGCCTATCTAGGTTATATGTGTTCATGGACGGATTCAGGGCTAGATATACAGGAACGTTCCAAACTGAGTTCATTTAGCTCAGTTGGAAAGCTTGAATGAGCATCCCCAGAGAAGAGGCAGCTCTGAGTGATGGAGACTTCAGTGAGCTTGAAAATCAAAGGGTACCACCTCACGATGAATGATTTCTCCTGTTCCAGGCTGGGCAAAGCAAGCCAAACACTCAAAGTTCCTttagggtgctgaacctctttcattatgagggccaaattccatttcagaggagctctcgggggccaTTCCCCGGTgctgggcggggctgaaggcaaaaggggtggggccaaagtacAAAAGATACCAGCCtgtttttagcttaatgctcttgctgccagtaactaagccttaggaaactcatttcaaacttttagaaccggggcgggggaggggactgcaaaagccaggaagccgcCAAATGATtgatcaggggaaagggggtggagccatctgggaaaccctggagggctggactgggaccccacATGGGCTAGATTCAGCTGATGGGCCAGAGGTTCAGTAACCCTGCTTTAGGGCAAGCTGAGTCACAGTGGAGCTCTGACCCCAGAGACAGATTAAGCTTAAACATTAGCAGCCAGGTTCTCAAAGAAAACATCCTTGCCCATGGGTTGGGCCTGGGCCATTTTCCAAGTGGTCCAGGTCCTCACACTGGAATTGATGCagatggaggagaaagagagCAGGCCCTATTGCTAAAGAACGAGGGATGGAGAAGCTGGAGCTATCACAACTTTCTCATCTCCTGCTTCTCCATGATCAATTCTCTTCCCAGTTCTGCCTCCTGGAGACTCTTGTCACAGCCATTGTGGACGAAATAGGAAATGAATGGATCATCCGCCGGAAAACCTTTGTGACTCTAGGTGTGGCCGTGGTGGGCTTTCTGCTAGGTATTCCACTCACTACACAGGTATGAGACACAGGGGGAAGGTTTGCGGAGTGTGATGGTCCCATACCAGGGCCCTGAAGGGAAGAGGACTTGCCCCAATCTCTGTTGACTGCTTTTCTTCCCACCACCCCGCAGGCTGGTATCTACTGGCTCTTATTGATGGACAACTATGCAGCAAGCTTCTCACTTGTCGTTATTTCATGCATCATGTGTGTTTCCATCATGTACATCTACGGTGAGTACCCTGCTTGTTACATGGGAAGCTGCTCATTCATGAGTGGGCCAAGCTGATCTTTGATTGTCTGGACAGCctaaataaattcagcagggaagACACAGTGCCATAGATAgaacctcttactgccaggacTCCTGCCTTCTGACGGACAGCCAGGAACCCTGGATTTGTTGGGAAATTGACTTGATTACATTTGAACATGAATAGGAGACACTGGTAGCTCAAGGTACCACCTCCAGAAGGAGGAATGAGAGACACGGTTAGAGCATAGAGGGGGAGGGAATCAGCATTATTATTCTTGCCTTGTCAGGGCTCCACCACTGCTTAGTTTCTCTTGCCTAGTGACATAGGGCAtgctttcccctggcccccaaaCCCATGTAGGACTAATGTTACTCAGGCAGGGCAATCTGGAGGTCGTTGAAGACAATGTGTCTGGCAAGATCAAcatcagtgggtgggtggggcacttGCCAAAGCCCAGACCCCAGAAGAGGGCCCAGTGCTGACCCAAGATATTGGACATTATCCCATTTCTCAATGGAAGAAATGCTTGTAGgcagcaaaagaagaagagagaaggccCAGCACCCAAACCGAGCATTCCACAGCAAcacataaatacaataataacaacaacaacaacaacaacaactgctgaGGCTCCAGCACCCTAGCAAGGCCCACCAGCAGTGAGCACCCAATGTCTGTCAGCTGGGTCTGCAAGCATCcactttaatttcccacaatgcttggACCTACAATGGTGGAAAGGGGCagcagagagagacagaatgggagggaaggaagccacTGTGTGAAAGGCCCATAGACACCCTTTGCCAGAGGACCCATGGAAACCTGCAATGACCCTTATGTCCATTTAATGTCCATGGTTCACTCTACTGACCATCCTTCACTTCTGCTCCACACAGGACACCGGAACTACTTCAAGGACATTGAGATGATGCTGGGTTTCCAACCACCCCTCTTCTTCCAAATCTGTTGGAGGTTTATCTCCCCTGCTATCATCTTTGTGAGTGTGTGAAAGGAACAATGGGGGCGTGAGAGGGGAGCAGGAATGGGGCAACTGCATTAGGcaggactgggaatgatggggctgTTACTACTCTAGCCCTGTTAATGTGGGTGTAAACAGTAGGACTACCAATACTACCAAAGGGGTAAGGGAGATGCAAAGGAATGCCACAGTGCCTGCCTGCCACCCACAAAGAACAAGAACCGCCACACCTGCCAAGGGAATTGGGCCTCCAAAGGTGCTGGGGTGTAACATGGGGAACCTACGTGGGCTGTTTTTCAATCACTCTTCTTCCCTCTTTTCCCCCAGTTCATACTCGTGTTCACAGTGATCCAGTACCGACCCATCTCCTACAATAAATATGTCTACCCCGCCTGGGCTATCACCATCGGTTTTCTCATGGCACTGTCGTCGGTCGTCTGCATCCCCATCTACGCCGTGTTCCGCGTCTTGCGCTCCGAAGGGGACTCACTGCTGCAGGTGGGGCTGTGTGTGGCTGGTGGGCTGGCTGGGCGAAGGGGCGGGGGATGCTTTTCCTCGATGTTCAGGGCCACTGGGCCCACCTGCCTTGGATCCCAGTGGGAGACATGGGGCTTGAAAGTGCTAACCTCTCCCCCTGCCTTCTGTCTCTGCAGCGTTTGAAAAACGCTACCCGGCCGAGCCGTGAGTGGGGCCCAGCCCTTGCGGAACACCGGACAGGCCGCTATGCACCGGCGCTCAGCTCCTCCACAGAGTCCCAGCTGGAGGTGCAGCTGCTGAACCCTGAGAAACCCAAGAGCGACGAGGCTGGCGTGGCTGTTGCCATCACCGTCGGAAGCAACGGCTCTACTCACAGCCAGGACTCCAAGATCTGAACCTTTAGCCTGGGAGGCAGGGCAGGGAGCCCTCCTTGCACCTCCCCTTTCCCACCTGCCCTGGTCCTCCAAACCTTACTCTGCTCAGATATACTACAGTGCCCCCCCACTGGGTGGGGGAGCCCTGGCTCCCAGGCTGTGCCGGactctgggggagggggctgtgagttcccaccccaccccacctcattaGTGCCCCCCTGTGCCATCTTGTAACCCTCATGTTTACAATAATGTTCAGATGGCCCCAATTCACAGCCAGGACCAGGGTCAGAGGTGGGGAGGGTGTGCACTGGCCGAGGAGTTGGGGGTACCTCTAAGGGTAccagtgtgggggggggatcgGTTGGAGCCCCATTGGCTCCCCAGCCCCTTTGGGGTGGATTCTGGCAGCTGCACCTGGGCCCAGGGGGTCTGGAATCTATTGGGGATAGTATGCCCCTTACTGCCCTGGATCAGGGCCGTGGGGACTGGCCCCACAGAAAAGCAAATGGGGACTCACGGGGAGGGatgagggcaggggtggggttggTAGTTGTTGCAAATGTAATCCAGAGATTCTAGGCAAAGCTGGGCCCTGGACTAGGCAACGGgcagcttggctcttcttgcCCCTGCTGGGATTCTTGCAGAGATATAATGAAGACTGCACACCACCCCCTCCAGTGCATGTCCTTCCTGGGCTTCCCTGCCTCTCTTGCTTCTAGGAAAGGCGAGGGAACCTCCCCAACACTACCAACATGCAGTTCCAGTCATGGTTCCCATCAGAATGAATGTTCTTGCCCGGAACGACTGAGTGGGTTGGACCGATGGAGGGGAGGGGCACGAGAACTCTCCCGAACTGGATTACGGCAAGAAAGGGATGGGAGCGTCACTAAGCTAGGAACTCAAGCATGCACAAGTCTACGACTTGATCTCAAATCTAGCCTTACTTGCACATGCatccagattctctctctctctcacacacgcatgcacacacaccccgacaTCTGTAGGGATAAACACAGACTCTCTCACATGTACATATGCACATCTGAGAAACTGGATGCACCATGTAACTGTGATTCAAATCTAGGGCAGTCCCACAGGCTATGGGTAGCACGTGCAAGCCACTACTCACACTGTGCACAAGGTGTGCACTGCTGATCCATAGAGCATCCCCTGGATGCTCAGCCAAGCCCATTGCTCTTGGTACGGACCCTGGGGGAGGGGTTGCCTCCTGCGCCCTGGGGCAGGGGAGTCCAGAAGCACTGCTCCACACCCTTCCCCTGAAGAGGAGCAAATGCATTTTGAATGGGGTCTCTCTATTGGCAAGAGACCATTGGGACCTAGCCCTGCCCCATCCTGTGGGGAAAGGAGCAGAGCCAACCGTGGTGCTAAGAGCAGGTGATGAGCTAAGACCTGTCCCACACCATTTGGGGGAAGCACAAAAggcgaaaaagaaaaagaaaaagcacaaccTTCCCTAAAAGCTATCCCCAGCCAGGCCTGCGCTCCATGTGGCCCACTTCTCCAGCATTAGCAGGGAGTGGAAGCTGCCAGCCCCATGCTGCCGGCATGGAGGCGTGGGCCAGAGACACCAGCACCATATCTGGTTGCAAGACCTCACCCTAATACCAAGTCGAGCCCATGCTGGCTCAGATGGGTACAAGTTACTAATGGTTCTGTCTTCCGGCCTCATCACCCCTTGTTTCTGTTTCAGTGTTGCTGCCTGCACTTTACCCCTAGAAATgctctgtacaccgccctgagatcgtagtgatatagggcgggataaaaatgttttaaataaataaatgcctgggaggaggagACAGGAGGCCCTGGCAGCCACTATCCTGCCCTCTACCCTGTGGCAATGATGCCAAGTCAGTTACCAATGCCAAACAGTGCATGTAGGGGGCATCCCTCAGCTCCCAGCCGTGCACGATTGCTGTGGTGTAGCCATGGTGCCAACAGCCAGGGCACACATCTGGTTCCTACCCACATGGTACCTGCCCCAGCCAGTGGCATGGGCACAGTGGCCAGTGTTTAAGTGCCAAATGTCTGCATCATGAGCAGATAGAGGGGGGAACAGGTGGCTCCATGCCATGATGGTACTTTTTCCCCTAAGCCTCCAGCACCCCATCCTTTCCTATGCTGCGCCGAAGATGCACTATTTAATGCATGGTCCCATGTCTGTCCTTCCCTCCCGTGTAGGGCGTGGCGTCTACCAT containing:
- the SLC6A9 gene encoding sodium- and chloride-dependent glycine transporter 1 isoform X1, whose translation is MSSQGVPCPQEQNGAVPGETSKRDENIKRGNWGNQIEFVLTSVGYAVGLGNVWRFPYLCYRNGGGAFLFPYFIMLVFCGIPLFFMELSFGQFASQGCLGVWRISPMFKGVGYGMMVVSSYIGIYYNVVICIAFYYFFSSMTRVLPWTYCTNLWNTPDCNGVLDFTNGSAGSSLNLTQNFNQTLKRTSPSEEYWRRYVLKLSDDIGNLGEVRLPLLGCLGVSWVVVFLCLIKGVKSSGKVVYFTATFPYVVLTILFVRGITLEGAVTGILYYLTPQWEKILEAKVWGDAASQIFYSLGCAWGGLITMASYNKFHNNCYRDSIIISITNCATSVYAGFVIFSILGFMANHLGVEVSKVADHGPGLAFVAYPEALTLLPISPLWSVLFFFMLILLGLGTQFCLLETLVTAIVDEIGNEWIIRRKTFVTLGVAVVGFLLGIPLTTQAGIYWLLLMDNYAASFSLVVISCIMCVSIMYIYGHRNYFKDIEMMLGFQPPLFFQICWRFISPAIIFFILVFTVIQYRPISYNKYVYPAWAITIGFLMALSSVVCIPIYAVFRVLRSEGDSLLQRLKNATRPSREWGPALAEHRTGRYAPALSSSTESQLEVQLLNPEKPKSDEAGVAVAITVGSNGSTHSQDSKI
- the SLC6A9 gene encoding sodium- and chloride-dependent glycine transporter 1 isoform X2; translated protein: MAEKCSEGLLNGAVPGETSKRDENIKRGNWGNQIEFVLTSVGYAVGLGNVWRFPYLCYRNGGGAFLFPYFIMLVFCGIPLFFMELSFGQFASQGCLGVWRISPMFKGVGYGMMVVSSYIGIYYNVVICIAFYYFFSSMTRVLPWTYCTNLWNTPDCNGVLDFTNGSAGSSLNLTQNFNQTLKRTSPSEEYWRRYVLKLSDDIGNLGEVRLPLLGCLGVSWVVVFLCLIKGVKSSGKVVYFTATFPYVVLTILFVRGITLEGAVTGILYYLTPQWEKILEAKVWGDAASQIFYSLGCAWGGLITMASYNKFHNNCYRDSIIISITNCATSVYAGFVIFSILGFMANHLGVEVSKVADHGPGLAFVAYPEALTLLPISPLWSVLFFFMLILLGLGTQFCLLETLVTAIVDEIGNEWIIRRKTFVTLGVAVVGFLLGIPLTTQAGIYWLLLMDNYAASFSLVVISCIMCVSIMYIYGHRNYFKDIEMMLGFQPPLFFQICWRFISPAIIFFILVFTVIQYRPISYNKYVYPAWAITIGFLMALSSVVCIPIYAVFRVLRSEGDSLLQRLKNATRPSREWGPALAEHRTGRYAPALSSSTESQLEVQLLNPEKPKSDEAGVAVAITVGSNGSTHSQDSKI